The following proteins come from a genomic window of Azoarcus sp. PA01:
- a CDS encoding TolC family protein, whose amino-acid sequence MKFPHGAAWRRLLLLVGIAAASPLPAQPLAAHDATAGGFRDAFDAAWQRSVAARAGTARRDEQAARRDAAASWMPAPPNLTVTQRSDRLNRDAGERELEAELELPLWMPGARAAAGALVDAEGEALDARLAGARLRVAGALREAVWALRLAAGETAAAERRVAEAKTLATDVERRVAAGDLARIDANVARSAVQRALARQAEARAALRREQRMYVALTGGAVAPAGDEAAPEVVGAATLDAHPDVVELRRSAALARARLGQARAQTRDAPELILGVTRERERAGERYETTTTIGVRVPFGTDTHNRPRITAANAELVEAETAAALEHERLVAAVDAAAAELSRAHDAERFAAERARLAVDTQQLLAKAFDLGEIDLPTRLRADNERFDAELGVERARLELGRARSRLQQALGLLP is encoded by the coding sequence ATGAAGTTTCCGCACGGCGCCGCGTGGCGCCGCCTGCTGCTGCTCGTCGGTATCGCGGCAGCCTCGCCGTTGCCGGCGCAGCCCCTCGCGGCGCACGATGCGACGGCCGGCGGCTTTCGCGACGCGTTCGACGCCGCGTGGCAGCGCAGCGTCGCGGCACGCGCCGGCACGGCGCGGCGCGACGAGCAGGCGGCGCGACGCGACGCTGCGGCGAGCTGGATGCCGGCGCCGCCGAACCTGACGGTGACGCAACGCTCCGACCGCTTGAACCGCGACGCCGGCGAGCGCGAGCTCGAAGCCGAGCTCGAACTGCCGCTGTGGATGCCCGGTGCGCGCGCGGCGGCCGGAGCGCTTGTCGACGCGGAGGGCGAGGCGCTCGACGCGCGGCTCGCAGGTGCCCGGCTGCGTGTCGCCGGCGCGCTGCGCGAAGCGGTGTGGGCGCTGCGGCTCGCAGCAGGCGAAACAGCGGCGGCCGAGCGCCGCGTTGCCGAGGCCAAAACGCTCGCAACCGATGTCGAGCGCCGGGTCGCCGCCGGCGATCTCGCCCGCATCGACGCGAACGTCGCCCGGTCCGCCGTCCAGCGCGCCCTGGCGCGTCAGGCCGAGGCGCGGGCCGCGCTGCGGCGCGAGCAACGGATGTACGTCGCGCTGACCGGCGGCGCCGTAGCGCCTGCCGGCGACGAAGCCGCTCCCGAGGTCGTGGGCGCGGCGACGCTCGACGCCCATCCCGATGTCGTCGAGCTGCGGCGCAGCGCGGCGCTCGCCCGCGCGCGGCTCGGTCAGGCGCGCGCGCAGACCCGCGACGCGCCGGAGCTGATCCTCGGCGTCACGCGCGAGCGCGAGCGCGCCGGCGAGCGCTACGAGACGACGACGACCATTGGCGTGCGCGTGCCATTCGGCACCGACACGCACAACCGCCCGCGCATCACCGCGGCGAACGCGGAACTCGTCGAGGCCGAAACGGCAGCGGCGCTCGAGCACGAACGGCTCGTCGCAGCCGTCGACGCCGCCGCAGCGGAACTTTCGCGTGCGCACGACGCGGAGCGCTTCGCCGCCGAACGCGCCCGCCTCGCCGTCGACACGCAGCAGCTGCTCGCGAAAGCTTTCGACCTCGGCGAGATCGACTTGCCGACGCGGCTACGCGCCGACAACGAACGCTTCGACGCCGAGCTCGGTGTCGAACGTGCCCGCCTCGAGCTCGGCCGCGCGCGCTCCCGCCTCCAACAAGCTCTCGGACTGCTGCCATGA
- a CDS encoding heavy metal translocating P-type ATPase, whose product MTVKPDSRHVATHDGQTYRFCSAKCLDRFRAEPTRYLHPAPAEPEAAAPPGTEYTCPMHPEIRQIGPGSCPKCGMALEPVLPELEEGENPELADFRRRFWWTLPATVLVTLIAMSGGLFDPLLGAARPWVELLLAPPVVLWGGWPFFVRWAQSLANRSPNMWTLIGTGVGAAYGYSVVATVAPGLFPESFRIGGHVAVYFEAAAVIVSLTLLGQLLELRARSETGAAIKALLGLAPKTARRLNADGSEEDIPLTHVHSGDRLRVRPGEKVPVDGVVLEGASAVDESMLTGEPLPVDKRAGDKLIGATLNTSGALVMQAEKIGSQTVLAQIVQMVAQAQRSRAPMQRMADQVAGYFVVVVVAIALVTLFGWGLFGPEPSWAFGLINAVAVLIIACPCALGLATPMSVMVATGNAATQGVLFRDAAAIENLRRVDTLIVDKTGTLTEGKPAFHATVAAPGWSGDEVLRIAASLDQGSEHPLAHAIVDEARRQGLALSKPDSFESSSGIGVRGIVEGRKIVLGNTALMDDEGVAWQDLAEQAEALRSEGASVMMLAIDGRAAGLVAVADPVKKTTPEALDELRANGITRIVMATGDGLTTARAVGKRLGIGEVFGEVKPKDKDDLVAKLQAAGRTVAMAGDGINDAPALARADVGIAMGTGTDVAMSSAQLTLVKGDLRGIAAARRVSVATVRNMRQNLAFAFIYNALGVPLAAGLLYPFTGMLLSPLVAALAMSASSVSVVTNALRLRRKAA is encoded by the coding sequence ATGACGGTGAAACCCGATTCGCGGCACGTCGCGACGCACGACGGGCAGACGTACCGTTTCTGCAGCGCGAAGTGCCTCGACAGATTCCGCGCCGAGCCGACGCGCTATCTGCACCCGGCGCCGGCCGAACCCGAAGCTGCCGCGCCTCCCGGGACCGAATACACCTGCCCGATGCACCCGGAGATCCGCCAGATCGGCCCCGGCAGCTGCCCGAAATGCGGGATGGCGCTCGAGCCGGTGCTGCCGGAACTCGAGGAAGGTGAAAACCCCGAGCTCGCGGACTTTCGACGACGCTTCTGGTGGACGCTGCCGGCGACCGTGCTGGTGACGCTGATCGCCATGTCAGGCGGGCTGTTCGATCCGCTGCTCGGCGCCGCGCGCCCGTGGGTCGAACTGCTGCTCGCGCCCCCCGTGGTGCTGTGGGGCGGCTGGCCGTTTTTCGTGCGCTGGGCGCAGTCGCTCGCGAACCGCAGTCCGAACATGTGGACGCTGATCGGCACCGGCGTCGGCGCAGCCTATGGCTACAGCGTCGTCGCCACGGTCGCGCCGGGCCTCTTCCCCGAGTCCTTCCGCATCGGCGGCCACGTCGCAGTGTATTTCGAGGCCGCCGCGGTGATCGTGTCGCTGACGCTGCTCGGCCAGCTGCTCGAACTGCGCGCGCGCTCCGAGACGGGCGCGGCGATCAAGGCGCTGCTCGGCCTCGCGCCGAAAACCGCGCGCCGGCTCAACGCCGACGGCAGCGAGGAAGACATCCCGCTGACCCATGTGCACTCCGGCGACCGCCTGCGCGTGCGGCCGGGCGAAAAAGTGCCCGTCGACGGCGTCGTGCTCGAAGGGGCGAGCGCAGTCGATGAATCGATGCTGACCGGCGAGCCGCTGCCGGTCGACAAGCGCGCCGGCGACAAGCTGATCGGCGCGACGCTGAACACCAGCGGCGCGCTGGTGATGCAGGCCGAGAAGATCGGCTCGCAGACGGTGCTCGCGCAGATCGTGCAGATGGTCGCGCAGGCGCAGCGCTCGCGCGCGCCGATGCAGCGCATGGCCGACCAGGTCGCGGGGTATTTCGTCGTCGTGGTCGTCGCGATCGCGCTCGTGACGCTGTTCGGCTGGGGGCTGTTCGGCCCGGAACCTTCGTGGGCCTTCGGCCTGATCAACGCGGTCGCGGTGCTGATCATCGCCTGTCCGTGCGCGCTCGGCCTCGCGACGCCGATGTCGGTGATGGTCGCGACCGGCAACGCCGCGACCCAGGGCGTGCTGTTCCGCGATGCGGCGGCGATCGAGAACCTGCGCCGCGTCGACACGCTGATCGTCGACAAGACCGGCACGCTGACCGAAGGCAAGCCGGCGTTCCACGCGACAGTCGCCGCTCCCGGCTGGAGCGGGGACGAAGTGCTGCGCATCGCCGCGAGCCTCGACCAGGGCAGCGAACATCCGCTCGCGCACGCGATCGTCGACGAGGCACGGCGCCAGGGGCTGGCGCTGTCGAAACCGGACAGCTTCGAATCGTCGTCCGGCATTGGCGTGCGCGGGATCGTCGAAGGCCGCAAGATCGTACTCGGCAACACCGCGCTGATGGACGACGAGGGCGTCGCGTGGCAGGACCTCGCCGAACAGGCTGAAGCGCTGCGCAGCGAAGGCGCGAGCGTGATGATGCTCGCCATCGACGGCCGCGCGGCGGGTCTCGTCGCGGTCGCCGACCCAGTCAAGAAGACGACGCCCGAGGCCCTCGACGAACTGCGCGCGAACGGGATCACGCGCATCGTCATGGCGACCGGCGACGGCCTGACGACCGCGCGCGCGGTCGGCAAGCGCCTGGGCATCGGGGAAGTGTTCGGCGAAGTCAAGCCGAAGGACAAGGACGATCTGGTCGCGAAGCTGCAGGCCGCAGGCCGCACCGTCGCGATGGCCGGCGACGGCATCAACGACGCGCCGGCGCTCGCGCGCGCCGATGTCGGCATCGCGATGGGCACCGGCACCGACGTCGCGATGTCGAGCGCGCAGCTCACGCTGGTCAAGGGAGACCTGCGCGGCATCGCCGCCGCACGCCGCGTGTCGGTCGCAACAGTGCGCAACATGCGCCAGAACCTCGCCTTCGCGTTCATCTACAACGCGCTCGGCGTGCCGCTCGCCGCCGGCCTGCTGTATCCCTTCACCGGCATGCTGCTGTCGCCGCTGGTCGCGGCGCTGGCGATGAGCGCGAGCTCGGTATCGGTGGTCACCAACGCGTTGCGGCTGCGTCGCAAGGCCGCTTGA
- the pdhA gene encoding pyruvate dehydrogenase (acetyl-transferring) E1 component subunit alpha, with protein MTTIGRFQIDYTRFLDPRGEATQPLPDFALNAEKLIPLYRAMVLTRTFDTKAIALQRTGKLGTFASALGQEAIGVGVAAAMGAEDVLVPSYRDHAAQLMRGVTMAESLLYWGGDERGSDFAGPRDDFPICVPIATQVCHAAGAAYAFQLRQEARVAVCFLGDGGTSKGDFYEALNFGAVWKAPLVVVVNNNQWAISVPRSMQSAAQTLAQKAIAAGIEGCQVDGNDIVAVHHAARQAIEKARSGGGPSLIEALSYRLGDHTTADDASRYRDPAVVQEHWTFEPVVRLRNYLVQLNAWDPQREEQLVRECNEAVNAAVETYLATPPPTPAAMFDHLYRTLPAAVQEQRAMALRFAPHEGGSHG; from the coding sequence ATGACCACCATCGGTCGGTTCCAGATCGACTACACGCGCTTCCTCGATCCGCGGGGCGAAGCGACCCAACCTTTGCCGGATTTCGCCCTCAATGCGGAAAAACTGATTCCGCTGTATCGCGCGATGGTCCTGACGCGCACTTTCGACACCAAGGCGATCGCGCTGCAGCGCACCGGCAAGCTCGGCACGTTCGCGTCGGCGCTCGGACAGGAGGCGATCGGCGTCGGGGTCGCAGCCGCGATGGGCGCCGAGGACGTGCTCGTGCCGTCGTACCGCGACCACGCGGCGCAGCTGATGCGCGGCGTCACGATGGCCGAAAGCCTGCTCTACTGGGGCGGCGACGAGCGCGGCAGCGATTTCGCCGGGCCGCGCGACGACTTCCCGATCTGCGTGCCGATCGCGACGCAGGTCTGCCACGCAGCGGGCGCGGCATATGCATTCCAGTTGCGCCAGGAAGCGCGCGTCGCGGTGTGTTTTCTGGGCGACGGCGGCACGTCGAAAGGCGACTTCTACGAAGCGCTGAACTTCGGCGCAGTATGGAAAGCGCCGCTGGTCGTGGTCGTCAACAACAACCAGTGGGCGATCTCGGTGCCGCGCAGCATGCAGAGCGCCGCGCAGACGCTGGCGCAAAAGGCGATCGCCGCCGGAATCGAAGGCTGCCAGGTGGACGGCAACGACATCGTCGCCGTCCACCACGCAGCGCGGCAAGCGATCGAGAAAGCGCGCAGCGGCGGCGGCCCGAGCCTGATCGAAGCGCTCAGCTACCGCCTCGGCGACCACACCACCGCCGACGACGCGAGCCGTTACCGCGATCCGGCAGTCGTGCAGGAGCACTGGACGTTCGAACCGGTCGTGCGCCTGCGCAATTACCTCGTGCAGCTGAACGCGTGGGATCCGCAGCGGGAAGAACAGCTCGTCAGGGAATGCAACGAAGCGGTCAATGCTGCCGTCGAGACGTATCTCGCGACGCCGCCGCCGACTCCCGCAGCGATGTTCGATCACCTGTACCGCACGCTGCCGGCGGCCGTACAGGAACAGCGCGCCATGGCGCTGCGGTTCGCACCGCACGAGGGAGGCAGCCATGGCTGA
- a CDS encoding efflux RND transporter periplasmic adaptor subunit, whose translation MKTWHCPPAARGLAAAATLVALLVPGPVAADAGHDHGDETPLVVGSDMPKRQPDGSVFLPKRSQRQLGVRTRPAAPQALPQTWQWVGKVVMDPNAGGVVQPTVAGRVQAGPRGLPTLGQAVRKGEVLAVVQPSAGTMERASQGAEAAGLRAELALAKSQLSRLEALEGSVPRKEIDAARARATSLAERLAAVGGSLTATEALVAPVSGIVAARHVVAGQVVDAREVLFEIVDPQRLQVEAIAHDASQANGIAAASASADGGRSTFPLEWVGAGGALRDQALPVLFRTVPGRTPALAVGQPLHVIVQTRETIEGIPLPSSALVRNPANQEIVWVHASAERFVPRTVRYRQLDGATVTVTDGLAAGDRVVVEGASLVNQVR comes from the coding sequence ATGAAGACCTGGCACTGTCCACCCGCTGCGCGCGGGCTCGCCGCGGCGGCCACGCTCGTCGCCCTCCTCGTGCCGGGACCGGTCGCTGCCGACGCCGGCCACGACCACGGCGACGAGACGCCGCTCGTCGTCGGTTCCGACATGCCGAAGCGCCAGCCCGACGGCTCGGTGTTCCTGCCCAAGCGCTCGCAGCGTCAGCTCGGCGTGCGCACCCGCCCCGCCGCACCCCAAGCGCTGCCGCAGACCTGGCAATGGGTCGGCAAAGTCGTCATGGATCCGAACGCCGGTGGTGTCGTGCAGCCGACGGTGGCCGGCCGCGTCCAGGCCGGGCCGCGTGGACTGCCGACGTTGGGGCAGGCGGTGCGCAAGGGCGAAGTGCTCGCCGTCGTCCAGCCATCAGCCGGGACGATGGAACGCGCAAGCCAGGGCGCCGAAGCGGCTGGGCTGCGCGCCGAGCTCGCGCTCGCGAAGTCGCAGCTTTCCCGCCTCGAAGCGCTCGAAGGCAGCGTGCCGCGGAAGGAAATCGACGCCGCACGCGCGCGCGCGACGAGCCTCGCCGAGCGGCTCGCCGCCGTCGGCGGCAGCCTGACCGCGACCGAAGCGCTCGTCGCGCCGGTATCGGGCATCGTCGCCGCCCGCCACGTCGTCGCCGGCCAGGTCGTCGATGCGCGCGAAGTGCTGTTCGAGATCGTCGATCCGCAGCGCCTGCAGGTCGAAGCGATCGCGCACGACGCGTCGCAGGCGAACGGCATCGCCGCGGCGTCCGCGTCCGCCGACGGCGGGCGCAGCACGTTCCCGCTCGAATGGGTCGGCGCCGGCGGCGCGCTGCGCGATCAGGCGCTGCCGGTGCTGTTTCGCACCGTCCCCGGCCGCACGCCGGCGCTCGCGGTCGGCCAGCCGCTGCACGTGATCGTGCAGACCCGCGAAACGATCGAAGGCATCCCGCTGCCGTCGTCGGCGCTGGTCAGGAATCCGGCGAACCAGGAGATCGTGTGGGTGCATGCGAGCGCGGAGCGTTTCGTGCCGCGCACGGTGCGCTACCGGCAACTCGACGGCGCAACGGTCACCGTCACTGACGGCCTCGCCGCCGGCGACCGGGTCGTCGTCGAAGGCGCTTCGCTCGTGAACCAGGTCCGCTGA
- a CDS encoding 2-oxo acid dehydrogenase subunit E2 gives MKIFKLPDLGEGLQEAEIVEWHVAAGDEIEADRPLLSVETAKAIVEIPSPHSGRIEKLFGQPGQIVHVGAPLVGFAGTAEDSDTGTVVGEVQVGHQLAPEAPAPVGGGAATIKATPAVRALARQLNVELEMVTPSGPDGLITTADVQRVAKILADVGPPEILRGVRRAMARNMALAQSEVAGATVVDDADIDAWLPDSDVTIRLVRALVAGCRAEPALNAWYESHTMGRRVLAKIDVGIAIDLAEGLFVPVLRDVANRDANDLRRGLDRMRADVIARKIPADELRGNTITLSNFGMIAGKYAAPIVMPPTVAILGAGRVHQQVLAIDGAPAVRRVLPLSLTFDHRVVTGGEAARFLAAVIADLALPE, from the coding sequence ATGAAGATCTTCAAACTGCCCGACCTGGGCGAAGGCCTGCAGGAAGCGGAAATCGTCGAATGGCACGTCGCGGCCGGCGACGAGATCGAGGCCGACCGGCCGCTGCTGTCGGTCGAGACGGCCAAGGCGATCGTCGAGATCCCTTCGCCGCATTCGGGCCGCATCGAGAAGCTGTTCGGCCAGCCGGGACAGATCGTGCATGTCGGCGCGCCGCTGGTCGGTTTTGCCGGCACCGCCGAAGACAGCGACACCGGCACCGTCGTCGGTGAAGTGCAGGTCGGCCACCAGCTCGCGCCGGAAGCGCCCGCCCCCGTCGGCGGCGGCGCGGCGACGATCAAGGCGACGCCGGCAGTGCGCGCGCTCGCGCGCCAGCTCAACGTCGAGCTCGAAATGGTCACGCCGTCGGGGCCGGACGGCCTGATCACGACGGCTGACGTGCAACGCGTCGCGAAGATCCTCGCCGACGTCGGACCACCGGAGATCCTGCGCGGCGTGCGCCGCGCGATGGCACGCAACATGGCGCTCGCGCAAAGCGAAGTGGCGGGGGCGACGGTCGTCGACGACGCCGACATCGACGCGTGGCTGCCGGACAGCGACGTCACGATCCGCCTCGTGCGGGCGCTGGTCGCGGGCTGCCGGGCCGAGCCGGCGCTCAACGCGTGGTACGAGAGCCACACGATGGGACGCCGCGTGCTCGCGAAAATCGACGTCGGCATCGCGATCGACCTCGCCGAAGGACTGTTCGTGCCCGTGTTGCGCGACGTCGCGAACCGCGACGCGAACGACCTGCGCCGCGGCCTGGACCGGATGCGCGCCGACGTCATCGCACGCAAGATCCCCGCCGACGAACTGCGCGGCAACACGATCACGCTGTCGAACTTCGGCATGATCGCCGGCAAGTACGCAGCGCCGATCGTCATGCCGCCGACCGTCGCGATCCTCGGCGCCGGCCGCGTGCACCAACAGGTGCTCGCGATCGACGGGGCACCGGCCGTGCGCCGCGTGCTGCCGTTGAGCCTGACGTTCGACCACCGCGTCGTGACCGGCGGCGAAGCGGCGCGGTTCCTCGCCGCGGTGATCGCGGACCTCGCGCTGCCGGAGTGA
- a CDS encoding efflux RND transporter permease subunit: protein MFDWLVHQSLRNRLLVLALAAVMMIYGGLTLTRTPVDVFPDLNRPQVTLQIEAGGMAPEEVEQLVTIPLEVSMSGLPGVSAVRSVSSVGLAFVYVSFDWGVDIYRARQIVNERFTTVRDQLPAGIEHAAMGPISSIMGEILLIAMPIDPSKIDPMATREYADFVLRPRLLSVPGIAQVIPIGGEVRQYQVQPDTARMAALGVTVDDIAAALKGFSANTSGGFLELNAREYLIRHIGHTTRLPDLERLPVAARDGRSLLLKQVAAVSFAPAIKRGDAGFNGEPAVILSVQKQPDADTVKLTREIETALGELQKTLPAGMQAPRVTFRQANFIESSIGNLQGKLVAASAIVAVVLYLFLANLRTTLISLVAIPASILTTVLVFRYFGLSINTMTLGGLAIAIGELVDDAVVGVENVLRRLKQDRQRGAEGHPRLNPLELIGKATLEVRSAILYATLIIVLVFVPLFALPGIEGRLFMPLGVAYITSILASMLVSVTLTPVMAYYLLPGMKSLGHGEPKLVQWLKARYARALAWSFDHARMLLGAAGLAVAAALAIVPFFPTTFLPPFNEGTVLVGLRLNPGTTLTESVRIARQAELLIVEVPEVVHVGRRSGRAEMDEHAEGVHSSELDIQLAASDRPLDDTYADIRARLASLPANIGIGQPISHRIDHLLSGVRAQIAIKIFGDDLDTLRAQADALRGRLARVDGLADLEIEKQVLTPQIKVRVDFDAAEAYGLPPSKLLAELKMLVDGERITQVIEGNRRFNLVLRLPDTARSVEGLANVLIDTPAGRVPLAKLAHIDESDGPNQISRDDGKRRIVLSANVSQRPLSDVVADVRRVIAATPLPEGYFVELGGQFEAQEESSRLIGLLSLVSAAMVFIVLYSRYRSTALALMIMANIPLALVGAVIGLWLSGQPLSVAALIGFITLAGISTRNGILKISHYINLCAFEGEKFDRTMLVRGSLERLTPVLMTALVAAFALAPLLLEAEQPGTEILHPVAVVIFSGLISSTLLDTFLTPAMVWLFGREPIERLVAAAGKDAY, encoded by the coding sequence ATGTTCGACTGGCTCGTCCATCAGTCCCTGCGCAACCGCCTGCTGGTGCTCGCACTCGCGGCAGTGATGATGATCTATGGCGGGCTGACGCTGACGCGCACGCCGGTCGACGTCTTCCCCGACCTCAACCGCCCGCAGGTCACGCTGCAGATCGAAGCCGGCGGCATGGCGCCCGAGGAAGTCGAGCAGCTCGTCACGATCCCGCTCGAAGTGTCGATGAGCGGGCTGCCGGGTGTGAGCGCGGTGCGCTCGGTGTCCTCGGTCGGCCTCGCGTTCGTCTATGTCAGCTTCGACTGGGGCGTCGATATCTACCGCGCGCGCCAGATCGTCAACGAGCGCTTCACGACGGTGCGCGACCAGCTGCCCGCCGGCATCGAGCACGCAGCGATGGGGCCGATCAGCTCGATCATGGGCGAGATCCTGCTGATCGCGATGCCGATCGACCCGTCGAAAATCGACCCGATGGCGACGCGCGAGTATGCCGACTTCGTGCTGCGCCCGCGCCTGCTGTCGGTGCCCGGCATCGCGCAGGTGATCCCGATCGGCGGCGAAGTGCGTCAGTATCAGGTGCAGCCCGATACCGCGCGGATGGCCGCGCTCGGCGTCACGGTCGACGACATCGCTGCCGCCCTCAAAGGCTTTTCGGCGAACACCAGCGGCGGCTTCCTCGAACTGAACGCGCGCGAATACCTGATCCGCCACATCGGCCACACGACGCGGCTCCCCGATCTCGAGCGGCTGCCGGTCGCCGCGCGCGACGGCCGCAGCCTGCTGCTCAAGCAGGTCGCCGCGGTGAGCTTCGCGCCGGCGATCAAGCGCGGCGACGCGGGCTTCAACGGCGAGCCGGCAGTGATCCTGTCGGTGCAGAAGCAGCCCGATGCCGACACCGTCAAGCTCACGCGCGAAATCGAGACCGCGCTCGGTGAGTTGCAGAAGACCTTGCCCGCCGGGATGCAGGCGCCGCGCGTGACTTTCCGCCAGGCGAACTTCATCGAGTCGTCGATCGGCAACCTGCAGGGCAAGCTCGTTGCTGCATCTGCGATCGTCGCGGTCGTGCTGTATCTGTTCCTCGCGAACCTGAGGACGACGCTGATCTCGCTCGTCGCGATTCCGGCGTCGATCCTGACGACGGTGCTGGTGTTCCGCTACTTCGGCCTGTCGATCAACACGATGACGCTCGGGGGGCTCGCGATCGCGATCGGCGAGCTCGTCGACGACGCGGTCGTCGGCGTCGAGAACGTGCTGCGCCGGCTCAAGCAGGACCGCCAGCGCGGCGCCGAAGGCCATCCGCGGCTCAATCCGCTCGAGCTGATCGGCAAGGCGACGCTCGAAGTGCGCTCGGCGATCCTCTATGCGACGCTGATCATCGTGCTGGTGTTCGTGCCGCTGTTTGCGCTGCCGGGCATCGAAGGGCGGCTCTTCATGCCGCTGGGCGTCGCGTACATCACGTCGATCCTCGCGTCGATGCTGGTGTCGGTGACGCTGACGCCGGTGATGGCGTACTACCTGCTGCCCGGGATGAAAAGCCTCGGCCACGGCGAGCCGAAGCTCGTGCAGTGGCTCAAGGCGCGCTACGCGCGGGCGCTGGCGTGGAGCTTCGACCACGCGCGAATGCTGCTTGGCGCCGCCGGCCTCGCGGTCGCCGCCGCGCTCGCGATCGTGCCGTTCTTCCCGACGACTTTCCTGCCGCCGTTCAACGAAGGCACGGTGCTCGTCGGCCTGCGCCTGAACCCCGGCACGACGCTGACCGAGTCGGTGCGCATCGCCCGGCAGGCCGAGCTGCTGATCGTCGAAGTCCCCGAGGTCGTCCACGTCGGGCGTCGTTCCGGACGGGCCGAAATGGACGAGCACGCCGAAGGTGTGCATTCGTCCGAGCTCGACATCCAGCTCGCCGCGAGCGACCGCCCGCTCGACGACACTTACGCCGACATCCGCGCGCGGCTCGCGAGCCTGCCGGCGAACATCGGCATCGGCCAGCCGATCAGCCACCGCATCGACCACCTGCTGTCGGGCGTGCGCGCGCAGATCGCGATCAAGATCTTCGGCGACGACCTCGACACGCTGCGCGCGCAGGCCGACGCGCTCAGAGGCCGCCTCGCGCGCGTCGATGGCCTCGCCGACCTCGAGATCGAGAAGCAGGTGCTCACTCCGCAGATCAAGGTGCGCGTCGATTTCGACGCAGCCGAAGCTTACGGCCTGCCGCCGTCGAAGCTGCTCGCCGAGCTGAAGATGCTCGTCGACGGCGAACGCATCACGCAGGTCATCGAAGGCAACCGGCGCTTCAACCTGGTGCTGCGCCTGCCCGACACCGCGCGCTCGGTCGAGGGCCTCGCCAACGTGCTGATCGACACGCCCGCCGGACGCGTGCCGCTCGCGAAGCTCGCCCACATCGACGAATCGGACGGCCCGAACCAGATCAGCCGCGACGACGGCAAGCGCCGCATCGTGCTGTCGGCCAATGTGTCGCAGCGCCCGCTGTCGGACGTCGTCGCCGACGTGCGCCGCGTGATCGCAGCCACGCCGCTGCCGGAAGGTTACTTCGTCGAGCTCGGCGGGCAGTTCGAAGCGCAGGAGGAATCAAGCCGCCTGATCGGCCTGCTGTCGCTGGTGTCGGCGGCGATGGTGTTCATCGTGCTCTACAGCCGCTACCGCAGCACCGCGCTCGCGCTGATGATCATGGCGAACATCCCGCTCGCGCTGGTCGGCGCGGTGATCGGCCTGTGGCTCTCGGGCCAGCCGCTGTCGGTTGCGGCGCTGATCGGCTTCATCACGCTTGCCGGCATCTCGACGCGCAACGGCATCCTGAAGATCAGCCATTACATCAACCTGTGCGCGTTCGAAGGCGAGAAATTCGACCGCACGATGCTCGTGCGCGGCTCGCTCGAGCGCCTGACGCCGGTGCTGATGACCGCGCTCGTCGCGGCGTTCGCGCTCGCGCCGCTGCTGTTGGAAGCCGAGCAGCCGGGCACCGAGATCCTGCATCCGGTCGCCGTCGTGATCTTCTCCGGACTGATCAGCTCGACGCTGCTCGACACTTTCCTGACGCCGGCGATGGTGTGGCTGTTCGGCCGCGAGCCGATCGAGCGCCTCGTCGCCGCGGCCGGCAAGGACGCGTACTGA
- a CDS encoding alpha-ketoacid dehydrogenase subunit beta yields MAELNLIEAINHALAHELAQDPAVVLLGEDIGINGGVFRATAGLQQRFGAARVVDTPLAETAIAGTAIGMAAMGLKPVAEIQFSGFIYPTFDHVINHASRLRNRTRGRLSCPLVLRSPCGAGIHAPEHHSESPEALFAHVPGLRVVIPSSPSRAYGLLLAAIRDPDPVIFLEPTRLYRLFKQEVADDGEALPLDVCFTLRSGSDVTLVSWGAMVHETQTAADTLAQQGIMAEVIDVATLKPLDMGTILESVGRTGRCVIVHEAARTGGFGAEIAANLAEEGLYTLLAPVQRVTGYDTVVPLARLEYQYLPSVERIVAAVHKTLEGA; encoded by the coding sequence ATGGCTGAGCTCAATCTGATCGAAGCGATCAACCACGCGCTGGCGCACGAGCTGGCCCAAGACCCGGCGGTCGTGCTGCTCGGCGAAGACATCGGCATCAACGGCGGCGTCTTCCGCGCCACCGCAGGCCTGCAGCAGCGCTTCGGCGCCGCGCGCGTCGTCGATACGCCGCTCGCCGAAACCGCGATCGCCGGCACCGCGATCGGCATGGCGGCGATGGGGCTGAAGCCGGTCGCGGAGATCCAGTTTTCGGGCTTCATCTACCCGACGTTCGATCACGTCATCAACCACGCGTCGCGCCTGCGAAACCGCACCCGCGGCAGGCTGTCGTGCCCGCTGGTGCTGCGTTCGCCATGCGGCGCCGGCATCCACGCGCCGGAGCACCACTCGGAAAGCCCGGAGGCGCTGTTTGCGCACGTGCCGGGGCTGCGCGTCGTGATCCCGTCGTCGCCGTCGCGGGCCTACGGCCTGCTGCTGGCGGCGATCCGCGACCCCGATCCGGTGATTTTTCTCGAACCGACGCGGCTGTACCGTCTGTTCAAGCAGGAAGTCGCCGACGACGGGGAGGCGCTGCCGCTCGACGTGTGCTTCACGCTGCGCTCGGGCAGCGACGTGACGCTGGTCAGCTGGGGCGCGATGGTGCACGAAACGCAGACCGCGGCCGACACGCTGGCGCAGCAGGGAATCATGGCCGAAGTCATCGACGTGGCGACGCTCAAGCCGCTCGACATGGGAACGATACTCGAATCGGTGGGCCGCACCGGGCGCTGCGTGATCGTCCACGAAGCCGCGCGCACGGGGGGTTTCGGCGCCGAAATCGCCGCCAATCTCGCCGAAGAGGGCCTCTACACGTTGCTCGCGCCGGTGCAGCGCGTCACCGGATACGACACGGTGGTGCCGCTGGCGCGCCTCGAATACCAGTATCTGCCGAGCGTCGAACGCATCGTCGCGGCAGTCCACAAGACGCTGGAGGGCGCATGA